Proteins encoded by one window of Streptomyces sp. LX-29:
- a CDS encoding HGGxSTG domain-containing protein, with amino-acid sequence MGKQVKCGSTKTTTGKPCQNPAMIGYSRCQLHRGEWTPRQKKKTKKR; translated from the coding sequence ATGGGCAAGCAAGTCAAGTGCGGATCGACGAAGACCACGACCGGCAAGCCGTGTCAGAACCCAGCGATGATCGGCTACTCCCGCTGCCAACTCCACCGAGGTGAGTGGACGCCGCGGCAGAAGAAGAAGACCAAGAAGCGCTGA
- a CDS encoding ATP-binding protein, giving the protein MSDATATVAPSGAVRTPEHPIHLAISGTYSTGKSTTTEALSVATGIPRTHALTSREILKDLVPGKQVQELSAVELLALGLRRLEERIHNEAMPGSFVSDGSVIHEWIYGEARMRVGVNPGDGALHKLLTELAGLPVKRFYRQYMQAYGQITKARAKRTYDAYVHLPVEFPMKADGHRPVSERFRRMSDELLIHTLEEMEMPYHVVRGSVEERVDQIIRIFDLPTVLPVGEAVTIAQRRVREASELLEADSRSHAAQREKSRLRRIRYALRY; this is encoded by the coding sequence ATGAGCGACGCGACCGCGACCGTCGCGCCGTCAGGCGCCGTACGGACGCCCGAACACCCCATCCACCTGGCCATCTCCGGCACCTACTCCACCGGCAAGAGCACCACCACGGAGGCGCTCTCCGTCGCCACGGGCATCCCGCGCACCCACGCCCTGACCTCGCGCGAGATCCTCAAGGACCTCGTCCCCGGCAAGCAGGTGCAGGAGCTGTCCGCCGTCGAACTCCTCGCCCTCGGCCTGCGCCGCCTCGAAGAGCGCATCCACAACGAGGCGATGCCCGGCTCCTTCGTCTCCGACGGCTCCGTGATCCACGAGTGGATCTACGGCGAGGCGCGCATGCGGGTCGGCGTCAACCCGGGGGACGGCGCCCTCCACAAGCTCCTCACCGAGCTCGCGGGGTTGCCGGTCAAGCGCTTCTACCGCCAGTACATGCAGGCGTACGGCCAGATCACCAAGGCCCGCGCCAAGCGGACCTACGACGCGTACGTCCACCTCCCCGTCGAGTTCCCCATGAAGGCCGACGGCCACCGCCCCGTCTCCGAGCGCTTCCGGCGGATGTCCGACGAACTGCTCATCCACACCCTGGAGGAGATGGAGATGCCGTACCACGTCGTCCGCGGCAGCGTCGAAGAACGGGTCGACCAGATCATCCGCATCTTCGACCTGCCGACGGTGTTGCCCGTGGGCGAGGCCGTGACCATCGCCCAGCGCCGCGTACGGGAGGCCAGCGAGCTCCTGGAAGCGGACTCCCGGAGCCACGCCGCCCAACGCGAGAAGTCCCGACTGCGCCGCATCCGCTACGCGCTGCGGTACTGA
- a CDS encoding DUF3631 domain-containing protein → MDEFRTVIGKYVVLPSEEALTALTLWAAASHIQTALQHAPRLAVVSPTKGCGKSRVLDVLHETVHQPMMTVNTSPAVIFRVIGKNPPTLLVDEADTIFGPKTGDKEDLRGLLNAGHQRNRPAWRISGPEHKPTPYPTFAMAAIAGIGDLPDTIMDRAVVLRMQKRKMGEKVTPFRLRYSVPELHALRDRLAAWLTPLRGQAARMVPQMPVEDRAADTWEPLVIIADLAGGHWPARARAACVAMTRHEAVQDEQSSLKTRLLRDIHRIFAQADNPEALATQDLVAALIQDADAPWAEYGTKGLNAYHLGNLLRDFNIGSANYRFDKGRQAKAYMRNRFLDAWARNCPDLVEAAPEPAHGVALARPAQGKPPAAPAGSLPIGPPGGPTGPKRTI, encoded by the coding sequence CTGGATGAGTTCCGGACGGTGATCGGCAAGTATGTGGTGCTGCCTAGCGAGGAGGCGCTGACCGCGCTCACCTTGTGGGCGGCGGCCTCCCACATCCAGACCGCGCTGCAGCACGCGCCGCGCCTGGCGGTGGTGAGCCCGACGAAGGGCTGTGGCAAGTCCCGCGTCCTGGACGTGCTGCACGAGACCGTGCACCAGCCGATGATGACGGTGAACACCTCCCCGGCGGTCATCTTCCGCGTCATCGGCAAGAACCCGCCCACCCTGCTGGTGGACGAGGCCGACACCATCTTCGGCCCCAAGACGGGCGACAAGGAGGACCTGCGCGGCCTGCTCAATGCGGGCCACCAGCGCAACCGGCCCGCCTGGCGCATCTCCGGGCCGGAACACAAGCCGACCCCGTACCCGACTTTCGCCATGGCCGCGATCGCGGGGATCGGCGACCTGCCGGACACGATCATGGATCGGGCGGTCGTGCTGCGGATGCAGAAGCGCAAGATGGGCGAGAAGGTCACCCCGTTCCGGTTGCGGTATTCGGTGCCGGAACTCCACGCGCTGCGTGACCGGCTGGCCGCCTGGCTGACTCCGCTGCGCGGTCAGGCTGCTCGCATGGTGCCGCAGATGCCGGTGGAGGACCGGGCGGCGGACACCTGGGAGCCGCTGGTCATCATTGCTGACCTGGCGGGAGGTCACTGGCCCGCACGCGCCCGCGCCGCGTGCGTGGCGATGACCCGGCACGAGGCGGTCCAGGACGAGCAGAGCAGCCTGAAAACGCGGCTGCTGCGCGACATCCACCGGATCTTCGCGCAGGCGGACAATCCCGAGGCCCTGGCCACCCAGGACCTGGTCGCCGCCCTGATCCAGGACGCCGACGCCCCGTGGGCGGAGTACGGCACCAAGGGGCTGAACGCCTACCACCTGGGCAACTTGCTGCGGGACTTCAACATCGGCTCGGCCAACTACCGGTTCGACAAGGGCAGGCAGGCCAAGGCGTACATGCGCAACCGGTTCCTCGATGCCTGGGCACGTAACTGCCCCGACCTCGTCGAGGCGGCACCCGAGCCCGCACACGGCGTCGCGCTTGCCCGACCGGCCCAGGGCAAGCCGCCCGCCGCCCCGGCGGGTTCGCTGCCCATCGGCCCGCCCGGTGGTCCCACCGGGCCGAAGCGAACTATCTGA
- a CDS encoding PP2C family protein-serine/threonine phosphatase, with product MAESERQAGKGAVDRSEGFGERLLGVLLDRAHEMPPQLIAPLIAEEVARVGGRDISILLQDYAQLLLVPLPGRGLSIGEPEPIGDSHAGTAFLNATPVEVPQADSVRMYLPLLDGSDQVGVLALTLETVDDDDRRLLRRLAGLIADLLVTKHGYTDQFFLTRRRESMSVTAEIQWSLLPPLAMSLPQVAVAGILEPAYNVAGDSFDYALNGDILHVAVVDAMGHGLNAATMATVAIGAYRHSRRAGIGLSEIYAFMDRAVAEQFGPEHFVTAQMMRLNVATGHLQWVNAGHPAPLLIRNHRVLRQLESPTTLPVGFGGEEPQVSEQMLERGDQVLCFTDGLIEEHEAGEEQFGEEQLIHWVNRIEHTEKGVRAVVRSLSHTLKQERGGSTSDDATLFLIEWRGGAADHLAVLD from the coding sequence ATGGCGGAGAGTGAGCGGCAGGCCGGCAAGGGCGCGGTGGACCGGTCGGAGGGGTTCGGTGAGCGGCTGCTGGGGGTGCTGCTGGACCGGGCACACGAGATGCCGCCTCAGCTGATCGCCCCGCTGATCGCGGAAGAGGTGGCCCGGGTCGGTGGCCGGGACATCTCGATCCTCCTGCAGGACTATGCACAGCTCCTGCTCGTGCCGCTGCCAGGCAGGGGGCTGAGCATCGGCGAGCCCGAGCCGATCGGCGACTCCCACGCCGGCACGGCCTTCCTGAACGCGACCCCCGTCGAGGTACCGCAGGCCGACAGCGTCCGGATGTATCTGCCGTTGCTGGACGGTAGCGACCAGGTGGGAGTCCTGGCCCTCACCCTGGAGACCGTCGACGACGACGACCGGCGCCTGCTGCGCAGGCTCGCGGGACTGATCGCCGACCTGTTGGTCACCAAGCACGGCTACACCGACCAGTTCTTCCTCACCCGGCGCCGCGAGTCCATGAGCGTGACCGCGGAGATCCAGTGGTCTCTGCTCCCGCCGCTGGCGATGTCCCTGCCGCAGGTCGCGGTGGCCGGAATTCTGGAGCCCGCCTACAACGTCGCCGGCGACAGCTTCGACTACGCGCTCAACGGAGACATCCTGCACGTGGCCGTGGTTGATGCGATGGGCCATGGCCTGAACGCCGCCACGATGGCCACCGTCGCCATCGGGGCCTACCGGCACTCCAGACGTGCCGGCATCGGCCTGTCCGAGATCTATGCCTTCATGGACAGGGCCGTCGCCGAGCAGTTCGGGCCCGAACACTTCGTCACCGCGCAGATGATGCGTCTGAACGTCGCAACGGGCCACCTGCAGTGGGTCAACGCGGGACACCCCGCACCACTACTGATCCGCAACCACCGGGTTCTCCGGCAACTGGAGAGCCCGACCACCTTGCCGGTCGGCTTCGGGGGTGAAGAGCCCCAGGTCAGCGAGCAGATGCTCGAACGTGGCGACCAGGTGCTGTGCTTCACCGACGGCCTGATCGAGGAGCACGAAGCCGGCGAAGAGCAGTTCGGCGAGGAGCAGCTCATCCACTGGGTCAACCGCATCGAGCACACGGAGAAGGGAGTACGGGCGGTGGTGCGCTCGCTCTCCCACACCCTGAAACAGGAGCGGGGCGGGAGCACCAGCGACGACGCGACCCTCTTCCTGATCGAGTGGCGCGGGGGCGCCGCCGACCACCTCGCCGTCCTGGATTGA
- a CDS encoding DUF5994 family protein, which produces MTATIDRTIFNERVTSPPARMSMTPAGSAPGLLDGAWWPRSRDLSRELPALIDVLDARWGRITRVTVNPTHWPMIPRKVPVAGHTLHVGWFSDEQDPHKLILLSYTAGRWDLLVIPPETGAAAAARLMSAAATPGGFLTASALMSREDTSREARESLAREEEWETEGGHAAAAAGNPDPIGPMSCARGM; this is translated from the coding sequence ATGACCGCGACCATCGACCGTACGATTTTCAACGAGCGTGTGACCTCACCACCGGCCCGCATGTCCATGACCCCGGCGGGGTCAGCCCCGGGTCTGCTGGACGGTGCCTGGTGGCCTCGGTCTCGCGATCTTTCCCGTGAACTCCCCGCCCTCATCGACGTGCTGGACGCGCGCTGGGGCCGGATCACGCGTGTCACGGTGAACCCGACCCACTGGCCCATGATCCCGCGCAAGGTGCCCGTGGCGGGGCACACGCTGCACGTGGGCTGGTTCTCCGATGAGCAGGACCCACACAAGCTGATCCTCCTCTCCTACACCGCAGGCCGCTGGGACCTGCTGGTGATCCCGCCAGAGACCGGTGCGGCCGCCGCCGCCCGACTGATGTCCGCCGCAGCCACCCCCGGCGGCTTCCTCACCGCCAGCGCCCTGATGTCGCGCGAGGACACCTCCCGTGAGGCGAGGGAGTCGCTGGCCCGGGAAGAGGAGTGGGAGACGGAAGGCGGGCACGCCGCGGCGGCGGCCGGGAACCCGGACCCGATCGGTCCCATGAGTTGCGCCCGAGGGATGTGA
- a CDS encoding restriction endonuclease, with amino-acid sequence MVRGRDQRWRDDEAIRVGHRSLAEVDAMSWQEFERYVAGLCRRDGCTDVEVSGKSGDLGADVIATLPDGRRLVVQCKHYAPHRYVASGDMQKFVGTAWLHHKADVAVFAATCPFSKAALALAVQHGVLAVHRDLLGVWNTGTPLQAMLPLNGAGQGDRAHRKRWKDTYRA; translated from the coding sequence CTGGTACGGGGCCGGGACCAGCGGTGGCGGGACGACGAAGCGATCCGCGTCGGTCACCGGTCACTGGCCGAGGTGGATGCGATGAGCTGGCAAGAGTTCGAGCGATACGTCGCAGGGTTGTGCCGCCGCGATGGCTGCACGGATGTCGAGGTGAGCGGCAAGTCCGGCGACCTGGGTGCAGACGTCATCGCCACCCTGCCCGACGGCCGGCGCCTGGTCGTCCAGTGCAAGCACTACGCCCCGCACCGGTACGTAGCCAGCGGCGACATGCAAAAGTTTGTCGGCACGGCCTGGCTACACCACAAAGCCGACGTAGCAGTGTTTGCGGCCACCTGCCCTTTCAGCAAGGCCGCGCTTGCCCTCGCGGTCCAGCACGGCGTGCTCGCCGTTCACCGCGACCTACTGGGCGTGTGGAACACGGGCACGCCACTGCAGGCCATGCTGCCGCTGAACGGCGCTGGTCAAGGCGATCGCGCCCACCGCAAGCGTTGGAAGGATACTTACCGCGCCTGA
- the istB gene encoding IS21-like element helper ATPase IstB has translation MSTKNGTNQARTSRDVGSELIYLTKALKAPALRDAAARLAERARDESWSHEEYLAACLQREVAARDSHGAEGRIRAARFPSRKSLEDFDFDHQRSVKREVIAHLGTLDFVVGKENVIFLGPPGTGKTHLATGLGIRACQAGHRVAFATAAQWVTRLAEAHQAGRLSDELTRLGRIPLIVVDEVGYIPFEPEAANLFFQFISGRYERASVIVTSNKPFGRWGEVFGDDTVAAAMIDRLVHHAEVISLKGDSYRMRGRDLGRVPAANSGE, from the coding sequence ATGAGCACGAAGAACGGCACGAACCAGGCCCGGACCAGCCGCGACGTCGGCTCCGAACTGATTTATCTGACCAAGGCGTTGAAAGCCCCGGCCCTGCGGGATGCGGCAGCACGGCTCGCCGAACGGGCCCGCGACGAGAGCTGGAGCCACGAGGAGTATCTGGCCGCATGCCTGCAGCGGGAGGTCGCCGCCCGCGACTCCCACGGCGCCGAGGGACGCATCCGCGCGGCCCGTTTCCCCTCTCGCAAGTCGCTGGAGGACTTCGACTTCGACCATCAGCGGTCGGTGAAACGCGAGGTCATCGCCCATCTGGGGACGCTGGACTTTGTCGTCGGGAAGGAGAACGTGATCTTCCTGGGGCCGCCTGGCACCGGCAAGACCCACCTCGCCACCGGCCTCGGCATCCGGGCCTGCCAGGCCGGCCACCGGGTCGCCTTCGCCACCGCCGCCCAGTGGGTCACCCGCCTCGCCGAAGCCCACCAAGCAGGCCGGCTCAGCGACGAGCTGACCCGCCTGGGCCGGATCCCGCTGATCGTGGTCGACGAAGTGGGCTACATCCCCTTCGAACCCGAGGCAGCGAACTTGTTCTTCCAGTTCATCTCGGGCCGCTACGAACGCGCCTCGGTGATCGTGACCAGCAACAAGCCCTTCGGACGCTGGGGCGAGGTCTTCGGTGACGACACCGTCGCCGCCGCGATGATCGACCGCCTCGTCCACCACGCTGAAGTGATCTCGCTGAAGGGCGACAGCTACCGCATGCGCGGCCGAGACCTCGGACGGGTTCCCGCGGCCAACAGCGGGGAATGA
- a CDS encoding DUF5994 family protein, producing the protein MSDAEPPREAKLLPDAIHEAVKPGTALLRLETTHARGGVLDGAWWPRSRDIDAELPSLITALTEHLGPVTRVGLDSRAWDDLPTRLIIDDRVVHIDSFPVSDDTVLVTRGDRDHFSLLVIPPDTTPDTARAAMARAVSADNATAEQILIDTRTGRTQPIATEAPQTGRKRRDTP; encoded by the coding sequence ATGTCCGACGCCGAACCCCCGCGTGAAGCGAAGCTTCTGCCGGACGCGATCCACGAAGCCGTGAAACCTGGAACCGCCCTGCTGCGGCTGGAGACGACACATGCTCGCGGGGGAGTTCTCGACGGCGCGTGGTGGCCGCGTTCCCGCGACATCGACGCCGAGTTGCCGAGCCTGATCACCGCGCTGACCGAGCACCTCGGACCCGTCACGCGCGTCGGCCTGGACTCCCGTGCCTGGGACGACCTACCGACACGACTGATCATCGACGACCGCGTCGTGCACATCGACTCCTTCCCGGTCAGTGACGACACCGTCCTCGTCACCCGAGGAGATCGAGACCACTTCTCCCTGCTGGTGATCCCACCGGACACGACTCCCGACACGGCACGCGCAGCCATGGCCCGGGCCGTCAGCGCCGACAACGCCACGGCCGAGCAGATCCTCATCGACACCAGGACCGGCCGGACACAACCGATCGCCACGGAAGCCCCGCAGACGGGCCGGAAACGCCGCGATACGCCGTGA
- a CDS encoding MarR family winged helix-turn-helix transcriptional regulator: protein MPHTVQTPEPASGAGAEVGARDVAPGPGAGSGTGAVPDAEDATFDFPLVNRTGYLLNKAGALLMQEAEQVLEGQGMRMRYFYVLAALEGRHPLSQQDLSRLLNLDPTTMVAIIDEMESAGHVERRRNPADRRRYILHLTDDGRRALGRASLAVGEVEERFLATVVDRDRERLRQILRRLLADRWPSVISCE from the coding sequence ATGCCACACACCGTCCAGACCCCTGAGCCCGCCTCCGGGGCCGGCGCCGAGGTGGGCGCGCGCGATGTCGCGCCCGGGCCCGGGGCCGGGTCCGGCACCGGGGCCGTCCCCGACGCGGAGGATGCGACCTTCGACTTCCCGCTCGTCAACCGGACCGGATACCTGCTGAACAAGGCCGGCGCGCTGCTGATGCAGGAGGCGGAGCAGGTCCTGGAGGGGCAGGGCATGCGGATGCGCTACTTCTACGTGCTGGCGGCGCTCGAAGGCAGGCATCCGCTCTCCCAGCAGGACCTGAGCCGCCTGCTGAACCTCGACCCCACCACCATGGTCGCGATCATCGACGAGATGGAGTCGGCCGGCCATGTGGAGCGGCGCCGCAACCCCGCGGACCGCAGGCGCTACATCCTCCACCTCACGGACGACGGACGGCGGGCGCTCGGACGGGCGTCGTTGGCGGTGGGGGAGGTCGAGGAGCGCTTCCTGGCCACGGTGGTGGACCGGGACCGGGAGCGGCTGCGGCAGATCCTGCGCCGTCTGCTGGCCGATCGCTGGCCCAGCGTGATCTCCTGCGAATGA
- a CDS encoding tyrosine-type recombinase/integrase, translated as MWEAAAHKVSAVSASSLGSTTYLPITVRNSSSRTAPSPEVCSAWSAGPDGSPGPGRGAWPGPSTSSGGWRLVRSPAGMPVCSRSCGPESAGWSEPLRTTGPAGADRFTSCGPSWSAACDPVRTPLTCNSSADVDIRSGAGIPVSAPSADRSATAAHCGPTCGPEPSGACGPADRSKGGTKDEPKDRYVPLDEDLATLLREHMREFPPVEVTLPWLEKGGDLVTVRLMFTTRERKALNKNYFNYLWKAALEAIGVIMAVNDKPVGKGRKWEECRDKMMHALRHLFASEAINEGVDVYTLADLLGHEDPAFTLRRYVHRIKGAAEKARKAIGRRHQMAA; from the coding sequence ATGTGGGAGGCCGCCGCCCACAAGGTGAGCGCGGTCAGCGCCTCCTCGCTAGGCAGCACCACATACTTGCCGATCACCGTCCGGAACTCATCCAGTAGGACGGCTCCCTCACCGGAAGTCTGCTCTGCGTGGTCCGCCGGTCCGGACGGCTCTCCCGGACCCGGACGCGGGGCTTGGCCCGGTCCGTCAACCTCATCCGGTGGCTGGAGGTTGGTCCGCTCACCGGCAGGGATGCCGGTCTGCTCCCGGTCGTGCGGACCGGAATCCGCCGGCTGGTCCGAACCCCTGCGGACCACCGGACCAGCGGGAGCGGACCGCTTCACCTCGTGCGGACCATCCTGGTCCGCAGCATGTGATCCGGTCCGTACGCCGCTGACCTGCAATTCCTCCGCAGATGTGGATATCCGGTCAGGCGCAGGGATTCCGGTCAGTGCGCCTTCGGCGGACCGGTCCGCGACTGCCGCACACTGCGGACCAACCTGCGGACCAGAGCCGTCCGGCGCGTGCGGTCCGGCGGACCGGTCTAAGGGCGGCACCAAGGACGAACCGAAGGACCGCTACGTCCCCCTCGACGAGGACTTGGCGACGCTGCTGCGCGAGCACATGCGGGAGTTCCCTCCCGTTGAGGTCACGCTGCCGTGGCTTGAGAAGGGCGGTGACTTGGTCACCGTGCGCTTGATGTTCACCACGCGCGAGCGCAAGGCGCTCAACAAGAACTACTTCAACTACCTCTGGAAGGCGGCCCTTGAGGCTATCGGCGTCATCATGGCGGTGAACGACAAGCCGGTCGGCAAGGGCCGCAAGTGGGAGGAGTGCCGCGACAAGATGATGCACGCGCTGCGGCACCTGTTCGCCTCCGAGGCGATCAACGAGGGCGTCGACGTTTACACGCTCGCCGATCTGCTCGGCCACGAGGATCCAGCTTTCACGCTGCGACGGTACGTGCATCGCATCAAGGGCGCTGCCGAGAAGGCCCGCAAGGCTATCGGCAGGCGGCATCAGATGGCGGCGTAA
- a CDS encoding MmcQ/YjbR family DNA-binding protein codes for MTTADADDVRRIALSLPETVEKEAWSMPTFRVAGKMFVTIPDDETSFAVRCPMHERAELIAAEPEKFWVPPHEAGSNWVRVRLAALDDVHELRDILVDSWKQAAPPRLLEAWSL; via the coding sequence ATGACCACCGCAGATGCCGATGACGTCCGCCGGATCGCCCTCTCCCTCCCCGAGACGGTCGAGAAGGAGGCGTGGAGCATGCCCACCTTCCGCGTGGCCGGGAAGATGTTCGTGACCATCCCCGACGACGAGACGTCCTTCGCCGTCCGCTGCCCCATGCACGAGCGCGCCGAACTCATCGCCGCCGAACCCGAGAAGTTCTGGGTCCCCCCGCACGAGGCCGGCTCCAACTGGGTCCGCGTCCGCCTCGCCGCCCTCGACGACGTCCACGAACTCCGCGACATCCTCGTCGACTCCTGGAAGCAGGCGGCCCCGCCCCGACTGCTGGAGGCCTGGTCACTGTGA
- a CDS encoding AvrD family protein, which produces MITGDRYFTSLDACLGPGDERFFGSGYKRVGQNLADVTAGGPAVPGALVVARAGLSYPLDWSRKSTASRLRPHLSSIDALVLAAQLAEIQLNHSRSLTAEQQRHTWLPAAEIRAGSRPHEDLAGFPVRARLSEITEAPGPTGATRDERATAEFATAAEAGRGTTLRSTYDCRIGSLKVRCVLEHAAGAGDRAGRPAAVYATGDEALGPARTRHYGDGYKTRRLFSEGVAVDLAGQRVRAGQHIVPEPGDSTATRGAEAAYAPSVSLVDCMVGIAQLAQVLLYSQDEMSRGASNTLWMRRIVIEADSPVRPLDRPIDAVAYTTKTRTLRMGAGVWRCSDLAVDDFRGIHGSCSIAHQLPMARAA; this is translated from the coding sequence ATGATCACGGGGGATCGTTATTTCACCTCTCTCGACGCCTGCCTGGGCCCGGGCGACGAGAGGTTCTTCGGCAGCGGCTACAAACGGGTCGGCCAGAATCTGGCGGACGTGACGGCGGGCGGCCCGGCCGTGCCCGGCGCGCTTGTCGTCGCCCGCGCGGGCCTCAGCTACCCGCTGGACTGGTCTCGCAAGTCCACGGCCAGTCGGTTGCGGCCGCACCTCAGCAGCATCGACGCCCTGGTGCTGGCGGCTCAGCTCGCCGAGATCCAGCTCAACCACAGCCGCTCGCTCACCGCGGAGCAGCAGCGCCACACCTGGTTGCCGGCCGCCGAGATCCGCGCCGGCTCCAGGCCGCACGAGGACCTGGCGGGCTTCCCCGTCCGGGCGCGACTGAGTGAGATCACCGAGGCGCCGGGACCTACGGGAGCCACGCGAGACGAACGCGCCACAGCGGAGTTCGCCACAGCGGCTGAAGCCGGCCGCGGCACGACCCTGCGCAGCACGTACGACTGCCGTATCGGCAGCCTGAAGGTGCGCTGCGTCCTGGAGCACGCGGCGGGGGCGGGCGATCGCGCCGGCCGTCCGGCGGCGGTGTACGCCACCGGCGACGAGGCGCTGGGCCCCGCCCGGACCAGGCACTACGGCGACGGCTACAAGACGCGGCGGCTCTTCTCGGAGGGCGTGGCGGTCGACCTCGCCGGCCAGCGGGTGCGGGCGGGTCAGCACATCGTCCCCGAGCCCGGGGACAGCACGGCCACGCGCGGAGCGGAGGCGGCGTACGCGCCGTCAGTCTCCCTGGTGGACTGCATGGTCGGCATCGCGCAGCTCGCCCAGGTGCTGCTCTACAGCCAGGACGAGATGTCGCGCGGCGCCAGCAACACGCTCTGGATGCGACGGATCGTCATCGAGGCGGATTCGCCGGTGCGGCCCCTGGACCGGCCGATCGACGCCGTCGCCTATACGACGAAGACTCGGACGCTGCGGATGGGCGCGGGGGTGTGGCGCTGTTCGGATCTCGCGGTCGACGACTTCCGCGGAATTCACGGCTCCTGCTCGATAGCCCACCAGCTGCCGATGGCACGGGCCGCCTGA
- the istA gene encoding IS21 family transposase, whose product MISVEDWAEIRRLHRAEQMPVRAIARKLGISRNTVRRAIADDAPPKYQRAPKGSIVDAVEPQIRELLEQWPEMPATVIAERIGWDRGLTVLKDRVRDLRPAYRPADPASRTVYEPGEIGQCDLWFPPADIPLGFGQVGRPPVLVMVAGYSRWITARMLPSRSAADLIAGHWRLLTELGAVPRVLVWDNEGAVGSWRSGGPQLTDEFAAFAGLLGIKFLLCKPRDPEAKGLVERANGYLETSFLPGRVFTSPADFNIQLADWLTKANRRIHRSLQARPADRLEADRSRMLALPPVAPPGWWKASLRLPRDHYVRLDTCDYSVHPLAVGRRIEVTADLDQVLVTCDGVEVARHARSWARHQTITDPDHAAAAAAARKKAASTKAAPVDVTEVEERSLETYDRIFGVIDGGLSTGEGAA is encoded by the coding sequence GTGATCAGCGTGGAGGACTGGGCGGAGATCCGTCGGCTTCACCGGGCCGAGCAGATGCCGGTGCGGGCGATCGCAAGGAAGCTGGGGATCTCGAGGAACACCGTCCGCAGGGCGATCGCGGACGACGCGCCGCCGAAGTACCAGCGGGCGCCGAAGGGCTCCATCGTGGACGCGGTCGAGCCGCAGATCCGCGAACTGCTCGAGCAGTGGCCGGAGATGCCCGCGACGGTGATCGCCGAGCGGATCGGCTGGGACCGCGGGCTGACGGTGCTCAAGGACCGGGTCCGAGACCTGCGGCCGGCCTATCGGCCCGCGGATCCAGCCTCGCGGACGGTCTATGAGCCGGGCGAGATCGGCCAGTGCGACCTGTGGTTCCCGCCCGCCGACATCCCGCTCGGCTTCGGGCAGGTCGGGCGGCCGCCGGTGCTGGTCATGGTCGCGGGCTACTCGCGGTGGATCACCGCCCGGATGCTGCCCTCCAGGTCGGCGGCCGACTTGATCGCCGGGCACTGGCGGCTGCTGACCGAGCTGGGCGCCGTCCCACGGGTGCTGGTCTGGGACAACGAGGGTGCTGTGGGCTCCTGGCGGTCCGGGGGACCTCAACTGACCGACGAGTTTGCCGCGTTCGCCGGGCTGCTGGGCATCAAGTTCCTGCTCTGCAAGCCCCGGGATCCGGAGGCCAAGGGGCTGGTCGAACGGGCCAACGGCTATCTGGAGACGTCGTTCCTGCCCGGGCGGGTGTTCACCTCGCCGGCCGATTTCAACATTCAGCTCGCCGACTGGCTGACCAAGGCCAACCGGCGCATTCACCGCAGCCTGCAGGCTCGTCCGGCGGACCGGCTGGAAGCGGACCGCTCCCGGATGCTGGCCCTGCCGCCGGTCGCCCCGCCGGGCTGGTGGAAGGCATCGCTGCGGCTGCCCCGGGACCACTACGTCCGCCTGGACACCTGCGACTACTCGGTGCATCCACTGGCCGTCGGCCGCCGCATCGAAGTCACCGCGGACCTGGACCAGGTCCTGGTGACCTGCGACGGCGTCGAGGTCGCCCGGCATGCCCGCAGCTGGGCTCGCCACCAGACCATCACCGACCCGGACCACGCGGCCGCTGCCGCAGCCGCACGGAAGAAGGCTGCCAGCACGAAGGCGGCGCCAGTGGACGTGACGGAGGTCGAGGAACGGTCGCTGGAGACCTACGACCGGATCTTCGGTGTCATCGACGGCGGGCTGAGCACGGGCGAAGGGGCAGCGTGA